Proteins from one Phycisphaerales bacterium genomic window:
- a CDS encoding cation transporter gives MKIRVLYFDGCPNHPPVVAMAQRLVAEHRLSAQVEEVEVGPKEVEEHRFLGSPTVQVDGVDIEPAARDRTDFAMSCRVYDTPDGCPSESMLRAALGLGAAAGTQAELPAAEAPPTDRAGFAAIGGSVVTAALSSACCWVPLFLLAFGASSAGASALFERWRGVFIAVAIVMLGLGFYSAYFRRTSCAKGCCATRSSRGRRLQRATLWVSAVIVAAFIFVPRYIGLLLDAGAADTSSAVGADATEYAFKIEGMSCEACAVTLRHELAGVEGVIEAQVDYTTKTATIRTADIDTNNRVVTAASRLGYKSTLRDR, from the coding sequence ATGAAGATTCGCGTTCTCTATTTCGACGGCTGTCCGAATCACCCGCCGGTCGTGGCGATGGCGCAGCGTCTGGTCGCGGAACACCGACTCAGCGCGCAGGTTGAAGAAGTCGAAGTCGGTCCTAAAGAGGTCGAGGAGCACCGCTTCCTCGGCTCGCCGACCGTACAGGTGGACGGCGTGGACATCGAGCCTGCCGCACGCGACCGCACGGACTTTGCGATGTCTTGCCGCGTTTACGACACGCCCGACGGCTGTCCGTCCGAGTCGATGCTTCGCGCAGCGCTGGGGCTGGGCGCGGCGGCTGGTACTCAAGCCGAATTGCCGGCGGCGGAGGCGCCGCCCACTGATCGAGCGGGATTCGCCGCCATCGGCGGATCAGTGGTCACAGCGGCGCTGTCAAGCGCCTGCTGCTGGGTGCCGCTGTTCCTGCTCGCCTTCGGGGCTTCGAGCGCCGGGGCGTCGGCGTTGTTCGAGCGCTGGCGCGGCGTGTTCATTGCTGTCGCGATCGTGATGCTCGGCCTGGGCTTCTACTCCGCCTACTTCCGTCGCACCTCGTGCGCTAAGGGGTGTTGCGCCACCCGGTCGTCGCGCGGCCGGCGATTGCAGCGGGCGACGCTTTGGGTCTCGGCGGTCATCGTCGCCGCCTTCATCTTCGTTCCGCGATACATCGGTCTGCTGCTCGACGCCGGCGCGGCCGATACGAGCAGCGCTGTCGGCGCCGACGCGACCGAGTATGCCTTCAAGATCGAAGGCATGTCCTGCGAAGCCTGCGCCGTCACACTCCGCCACGAACTGGCCGGAGTTGAAGGCGTCATCGAAGCGCAGGTGGATTACACGACAAAGACTGCGACGATTCGAACTGCTGACATCGACACGAATAATCGTGTCGTCACTGCGGCGTCCCGCCTGGGATACAAGTCAACACTCCGTGACCGGTAA
- a CDS encoding MerR family transcriptional regulator, translating to MNKPYTIGQIAAHADVATSTVRYYERRGLLRCEGRSRANYRQYGEATLERLRFIRSAQAAGFTLVDIRSLLRFRDGDAAPCRQVQELIAARLDRVRRELAHLREVEQLLQRWSRVCRTAERTGRCGVLERLGRAEKKLSAKSNSLP from the coding sequence ATGAACAAGCCCTACACGATCGGACAGATCGCCGCCCACGCCGACGTCGCCACCTCGACGGTCCGCTACTACGAGCGCCGCGGCCTGCTGCGCTGCGAGGGGCGTTCGCGCGCCAACTACCGTCAGTACGGCGAGGCGACGCTCGAACGGCTCCGCTTCATCCGCTCGGCGCAGGCGGCGGGGTTCACCCTCGTCGATATCCGGTCGCTCCTGCGGTTCCGCGATGGCGACGCCGCCCCCTGCCGGCAGGTGCAGGAACTCATCGCCGCACGTCTCGATCGCGTCCGGCGGGAACTGGCGCATCTGCGGGAAGTCGAGCAACTTCTCCAGCGGTGGAGCCGCGTCTGCCGGACTGCCGAGCGCACCGGTCGCTGCGGTGTGTTGGAGCGCCTCGGACGGGCCGAGAAAAAACTTTCTGCAAAAAGCAACAGTCTCCCTTGA
- a CDS encoding phage terminase large subunit family protein, translating into MAIDPRSLKPGELCRLLNSTPLGEVISERQLHRHRTRAGYRIGDGRTVDLLRYTAWLVIGRHERLAGDAAAEDDAFDENVDAMRQRDLPESFAGRDIDALPEIIDPDRKEACRRNFRLFCETYFPQTFHLAWSPDHLKVIGRIEQAVLEGGLFAMAMPRGSGKTSLCETACLWALLYGHRDFVALIGSDEEHASQMLESIKAELENSEALLHDFPEACFPIHCLDGIHQRAAGQLFEGRQTHIGWTAHEIVLPTVPGSLPSGGIIRVAGITGRIRGMKYKRPDGRSVRPSLVLIDDPQTDESARSPSQCATRERILAGAILGLAGPGRKIAGLMTLTVVRPDDLADRLLDRDKHPQWQGQRTKMVYSFPTREQLWAEYARLRAEGLRADEGITRATEFYGQHRGEMDEGAEVAWPDRFNHDELSAIQHAMNLRLQDEAAFWAEYQNEPLPESTALDEDLLTAEQIIAKVNGHERGEVPIGSSLLTMFIDVQAKALFWLVVAWEEDFTGSVIDYGTEPDQKDPHAYFTLRDIRRTLAAAAPHAGLEGAVYAGLERLVDAKLGREWKLDDGAMVRIDRCLIDANWGQSSDVVYQFCRQSRYANLVMPSHGRYVGASSIPFSEYKRKRGDRVGLNWRIPVITGKRAVRHVVFDTNYWKSFVQARLAVPMGDPGCLALFGRSGGSSNRTATNHQLLAEHLTSEYRVKTQGRGRTVDEWKLRVDGLDNHWLDCLVGCAVAASMLGATLYGTDMRPAPRRRIRLSDLQGGRR; encoded by the coding sequence GTGGCGATTGACCCGCGCAGCCTCAAACCCGGCGAACTGTGCCGTCTGCTCAACTCGACTCCGCTGGGCGAAGTGATCAGCGAGCGGCAACTGCACCGCCACCGCACCCGGGCGGGCTATCGCATCGGCGACGGGAGGACGGTCGATCTGCTCCGCTACACCGCCTGGCTGGTGATCGGGCGCCATGAACGCCTCGCCGGTGACGCCGCCGCCGAGGATGATGCGTTCGATGAGAATGTCGATGCGATGCGTCAGCGCGACCTGCCCGAGTCATTCGCCGGCCGGGACATCGACGCCCTGCCCGAAATCATCGACCCGGACCGCAAGGAAGCCTGCCGCCGCAACTTCCGCCTCTTCTGCGAGACCTACTTCCCGCAGACATTCCACCTGGCGTGGTCGCCGGATCATCTCAAGGTCATCGGCCGTATCGAACAGGCGGTGCTCGAAGGCGGGCTCTTCGCGATGGCGATGCCACGCGGGTCAGGAAAGACCAGCCTCTGCGAGACGGCGTGTCTCTGGGCGCTGCTCTACGGCCACCGCGACTTTGTGGCGCTGATCGGATCCGACGAAGAACACGCCAGCCAGATGCTCGAATCAATCAAGGCCGAACTGGAGAACAGCGAAGCGCTCCTGCACGACTTTCCCGAGGCGTGCTTCCCCATCCACTGCCTCGACGGCATCCACCAGCGCGCGGCCGGTCAACTCTTCGAGGGTCGTCAGACGCACATTGGATGGACAGCGCACGAGATTGTGCTGCCAACCGTGCCGGGCTCGCTGCCCTCGGGCGGCATCATCCGCGTCGCGGGCATCACCGGCCGCATCCGCGGCATGAAGTACAAACGACCCGATGGCCGCAGCGTTCGCCCGTCGCTCGTGCTCATCGACGACCCGCAGACAGACGAGTCGGCGAGATCTCCATCGCAGTGCGCCACGCGCGAACGCATCCTCGCCGGCGCCATCCTCGGCCTGGCCGGTCCGGGCCGCAAGATCGCCGGCCTCATGACACTCACCGTCGTGCGGCCTGACGACCTGGCCGACCGCCTGCTCGATCGCGACAAGCATCCGCAATGGCAGGGGCAGCGCACGAAGATGGTGTACTCCTTCCCAACCCGCGAGCAGTTGTGGGCGGAGTATGCGAGGTTGCGGGCCGAGGGATTGCGTGCCGACGAAGGCATCACCCGCGCCACCGAGTTCTACGGCCAGCACCGCGGCGAGATGGATGAGGGCGCCGAGGTCGCGTGGCCGGACCGGTTCAACCACGATGAACTCAGCGCCATTCAGCACGCGATGAACCTGCGGCTCCAGGATGAGGCCGCGTTCTGGGCGGAGTACCAGAACGAGCCATTGCCCGAAAGCACAGCCCTCGACGAAGACCTGCTCACCGCCGAACAGATCATCGCCAAGGTCAACGGTCACGAGCGAGGCGAGGTGCCCATCGGTTCTTCCCTGCTCACCATGTTCATCGACGTGCAGGCCAAGGCGCTCTTCTGGCTCGTGGTCGCATGGGAGGAGGACTTCACCGGCAGTGTGATCGACTACGGCACCGAGCCGGACCAGAAGGACCCCCACGCGTACTTCACACTCCGTGACATCCGGCGAACACTTGCGGCCGCCGCGCCCCACGCCGGACTCGAAGGCGCCGTCTACGCCGGGCTCGAGCGACTCGTCGATGCCAAACTCGGCCGGGAGTGGAAACTCGACGACGGCGCGATGGTCCGCATCGACCGCTGCCTCATCGACGCCAACTGGGGCCAGTCGTCCGATGTGGTGTACCAGTTCTGCCGTCAGAGCCGGTATGCGAACCTCGTTATGCCCAGCCACGGCCGGTACGTCGGCGCTTCGAGCATCCCCTTCAGCGAGTACAAACGCAAGCGCGGCGACCGTGTCGGCCTGAACTGGCGCATCCCCGTCATCACCGGTAAGCGGGCCGTGCGCCACGTCGTCTTTGACACGAACTACTGGAAGTCATTCGTGCAGGCGCGTCTGGCCGTGCCGATGGGTGATCCGGGATGCCTGGCGCTGTTCGGTCGCAGCGGCGGATCATCGAACCGCACTGCGACGAACCACCAACTTCTCGCCGAGCACCTCACGAGCGAGTACCGGGTGAAAACGCAGGGCCGCGGCCGGACCGTCGATGAGTGGAAACTCCGTGTGGACGGCCTCGACAACCACTGGCTGGATTGCCTGGTGGGCTGCGCGGTCGCGGCGTCGATGCTCGGAGCGACTCTCTACGGCACGGACATGCGCCCTGCGCCGCGCCGCCGCATCCGCCTCTCCGACCTACAGGGAGGGCGGCGATGA